One window from the genome of Yarrowia lipolytica chromosome 1B, complete sequence encodes:
- a CDS encoding uncharacterized protein (Compare to YALI0B22880g, similar to uniprot|P09230 Yarrowia lipolytica Alkaline extracellular protease precursor (EC 3.4.21.-) (AEP)) produces MKFTLLLAGLSLVAAAPADADASAYSNVLNIINKHQGHHAKRDLADSAKDRYLVFFKNGTSIQSINGHIQDLDSKVSPEVGAMAGTNGFAATSSNQGIQGAFDVDAFTDGKGFTGYFGSFNSSVLDSIRSSPDVASVEKDVLISLGKHAAQPVNLTELHKRDFQSTTVAQWGLSRISHLNNNVQGVNPDKPSTVRVPYNRESSKYDTTVYVVDTGTYVQHQDFGGRARWGANFVQGEPMQDLNGHGTHVSGTVAGSTVGVSGEKTSIVAVKVLNQKGQGYASTIIQGMNWVLSDYQKAGQPRSVINFSGGGASSPGLDQVFQQAVQQYGIPTVVAAGNNGQDACNESPARASKGIPGLITVGATDHLDNIAVEQDWSSAKGQCVEMFAPGVTILSLWITNDDAAATMGGTSMAAPHVSGAIAYFQSIADGVVPAAVLESWVKDASTGKVKGDLGGAANNFLWNRASF; encoded by the coding sequence ATGAAATTCACACTCCTTTTGGCTGGTCTGTCTCTTGTGGCAGCCGCCCCTGCTGACGCTGATGCCTCTGCTTACTCCAATGTTCTgaacatcatcaacaagcaCCAGGGCCACCACGCCAAGCGTGACCTGGCCGACTCCGCAAAGGACCGATacctcgtcttcttcaagaACGGCACCTCCATCCAGTCCATCAACGGTCACATCCAGGACCTTGACTCCAAGGTCTCTCCCGAGGTCGGAGCCATGGCTGGCACCAACGGCTTTGCCGCTACCAGTAGCAACCAGGGAATCCAGGGCGCCTTTGACGTCGACGCGTTCACTGATGGTAAGGGATTCACCGGTTACTTTGGATCTTTCAACTCCTCCGTGCTGGACTCCATTCGAAGCTCCCCTGATGTCGCTTCCGTCGAGAAGGATGTGCTCATCTCCCTCGGCAAGCACGCCGCTCAGCCCGTCAACCTGACCGAGCTCCACAAGCGAGACTTCCAGTCCACCACTGTCGCTCAGTGGGGTCTGAGCCGAATCTCGcacctcaacaacaacgtcCAGGGCGTCAACCCCGACAAGCCCTCCACCGTCCGAGTGCCCTACAACCGAGAGTCCTCCAAGTACGACACCACCGTCTACGTCGTCGACACCGGAACCTACGTCCAACACCAAGACTTTGGCGGACGAGCTCGATGGGGAGCCAACTTTGTCCAGGGCGAGCCCATGCAGGACCTCAACGGCCATGGTACTCACGTTTCCGGCACTGTGGCTGGTTCCACTGTCGGAGTCTCCGGAGAGAAGACCTCCATTGTCGCTGTCAAGGTTCTCAACCAGAAGGGCCAGGGATATGCCTCCACCATCATTCAGGGTATGAACTGGGTTCTCTCTGACTACCAGAAGGCCGGCCAGCCCCGATCCGTCATCAACTTCTCCGGAGGTGGTGCTTCCTCTCCCGGTCTTGACCAGGTTTTCCAGCAGGCCGTTCAGCAATACGGTATCCCCACCGTTGTTGCTGCCGGTAACAACGGCCAGGATGCCTGCAACGAATCTCCCGCCCGAGCCTCAAAGGGTATCCCCGGTCTCATCACCGTTGGAGCCACCGACCACCTCGACAACATTGCCGTTGAGCAGGACTGGTCTTCTGCCAAGGGACAGTGTGTCGAGATGTTTGCTCCTGGTGTCACCATTCTGTCTCTATGGATTACTAACGAcgatgctgctgccaccaTGGGCGGAACCTCCATGGCTGCTCCCCACGTGTCTGGTGCCATTGCCTACTTCCAGTCTATTGCTGATGGCGTTGTCCCCGCTGCTGTGCTGGAGTCTTGGGTTAAGGATGCCTCTACTGGCAAGGTTAAGGGAGACCTTGGTGGAGCTGCCAACAACTTCCTGTGGAACCGAGCATCTTTCTAG
- a CDS encoding uncharacterized protein (Compare to YALI0B22902g, similar to uniprot|Q05979 Saccharomyces cerevisiae YLR231c Probable kynureninase (EC 3.7.1.3) (L-kynurenine hydrolase, similar to Saccharomyces cerevisiae BNA5 (YLR231C); ancestral locus Anc_8.417), which produces MPLNFRDRFNVPVLKNGEEVAYLVGNSLGLMPHKTRDYVNQEMDAWSQLGVKGHFVSGKEDLGQDVHQGPWYSCDEPLHGLVGPILGASEDEVAIMNTLTSNIHSLFSAFYKPTAKRSKILFEAKAFPSDTYAMEAQARLHNLDPSEALIKLAPKDGLHTLSDDDIIKVIEEQGDEIAVVFFSGIQFYTGQLFDIPRITAAAKAKGCVVGWDLAHAAGNVPLKLHDWNVDFAVFCTYKYMNSGPGGIGGLFVHDKYADDQRPRLAGWWGNNAETRFKMLDEFDPIRGARGYKQSNPSVLCVLALRASLELFKEAGGIEKLRERSIELTNRLLKGLLASPHYIAPENIEIFGNSGKAWFTIITPQAEHQRGAQLSLLFGPDGTMKKVFDYLDDHGVLGDERNPDVIRLAPAPLYNNERDVDLAIKLINDSINLINGSA; this is translated from the coding sequence ATGCCCCTCAACTTCCGAGATCGATTCAACGTCCCCGTCCTCAAGAACGGAGAGGAGGTTGCCTACCTCGTGGGTAACTCTCTGGGTCTCATGCCCCACAAGACCCGAGACTACGTCAACCAGGAGATGGATGCCTGGTCCCAGCTTGGTGTCAAGGGCCACTTTGTCTCTGGCAAAGAGGACCTTGGCCAGGACGTCCACCAGGGTCCCTGGTACTCTTGTGACGAACCTCTGCATGGTCTTGTTGGCCCCATCCTCGGTGCCTCCGAAGATGAGGTTGCCATCATGAACACCCTGACCTCTAACATTCACTCGCTCTTCAGCGCCTTCTACAAACCCACCGCCAAGCGAAGCAAGATCTTGttcgaggccaaggcctTCCCTTCTGATACCTACGCCATGGAGGCTCAAGCCCGACTCCACAACCTCGATCCCAGCGAGGCTCTCATCAAGCTCGCGCCCAAGGATGGTCTTCACACCCTTTCCGATGACGACATCATCAAGGTCATCGAGGAGCAGGGTGACGAGATTGCCgttgtcttcttctccggtATCCAATTCTACACCGGCCAGCTCTTCGATATCCCTCGAatcactgctgctgccaaggccaagggcTGTGTTGTCGGCTGGGATCTTGCCCACGCCGCTGGTAACGTTCCTCTCAAGCTCCATGACTGGAACGTCGACTTCGCTGTTTTCTGcacttacaagtacatgaaCTCCGGCCCCGGTGGTATCGGAGGTCTGTTTGTCCACGACAAGTACGCTGATGACCAGCGACCCCGACTTGCCGGATGGTGGGGTAACAACGCCGAGACTCGATTCAAGATGCTCGACGAGTTTGATCCCATCCGAGGTGCTCGAGGCTACAAGCAGTCCAACCCCTCCGTTCTCTGCGTCCTAGCCCTGCGGGCCTCTCTTGAGCTCTTCAAGGAGGCCGGTGGCATTGAGAAGCTCCGAGAGCGATCCATCGAGCTTACTAACCGACTCCTCAAGGGTCTCCTTGCCTCCCCTCACTACATTGCACCCGAGAACATTGAGATCTTTGGTAACTCTGGCAAGGCCTGGttcaccatcatcacccCTCAGGCCGAGCACCAGCGAGGAGCCCAGCTTTCTCTGCTGTTTGGTCCCGACGGAACCATGAAGAAGGTCTTTGACTACCTTGATGACCATGGAGTCCTCGGTGACGAGCGAAACCCTGACGTCATTCGACTGGCCCCTGCCCCTCTCTACAACAACGAACGGGATGTTGATCTGGCCATCAAGCTCATTAATGACTCCATTAACCTGATTAACGGCTCTGCTTAA